The following are encoded together in the Thermodesulfobacteriota bacterium genome:
- a CDS encoding transglutaminase-like domain-containing protein: MKLKMTVLGKDQDVDTNAKYLLDGFNLKAFEFFMKAGSVDLKVKGVRNGDKLEIKIASISGNSELKIPIDKEPVVNPVLYDWLISKNPELGKSYEVLLFDPTAVLTGAEPGSSKAILTVEGEEEISIPLGTFKTYRVKMNYLGSEYTAWITPNGEVIKEVSPLGIVSIKENREDLITDNVSSLDIVDKTAISSNLTIENPRDLEFLRIRIGGIESTDGLDLIDNYRQFIKDGLLEIRVGSLSNINTYKIPYTGKELKAYTQESILIQSKNDEIVKRVRVILGEETDSLEAVRKINDWLYKNLEKTPTISLPNALDVLETRKGDCNEHATLFTALARAAGIPTKLVLGLVFLDGKFYYHAWNEAFVGKWVAVDPTFGQFPADASHVKFVEGNLNKSAEILRLVGKIELDVVEAS; this comes from the coding sequence ATGAAACTTAAGATGACAGTTCTGGGCAAAGATCAGGACGTCGATACAAATGCAAAATATTTGCTTGACGGTTTCAATCTGAAGGCATTTGAGTTTTTCATGAAAGCGGGTTCAGTCGATCTTAAGGTCAAAGGTGTAAGAAATGGCGATAAACTTGAAATAAAAATAGCATCGATTTCAGGGAACAGCGAACTTAAGATCCCAATAGATAAAGAACCAGTGGTTAATCCAGTTCTGTATGATTGGTTAATATCAAAGAATCCTGAATTAGGGAAAAGTTACGAAGTCTTGCTTTTTGATCCTACCGCGGTGTTGACTGGGGCGGAGCCTGGGAGTTCAAAAGCAATACTGACCGTTGAAGGCGAAGAAGAAATCTCAATCCCCTTAGGAACATTTAAAACTTACAGGGTCAAGATGAATTATTTAGGTTCAGAGTATACAGCGTGGATTACCCCGAATGGAGAAGTCATAAAAGAGGTCTCACCGCTGGGAATTGTGTCCATTAAAGAAAACCGAGAAGATTTGATTACAGACAATGTCTCGAGTTTAGATATTGTGGATAAAACTGCTATATCTTCAAATCTGACAATTGAGAATCCTCGGGACCTTGAGTTCTTGCGTATAAGGATTGGTGGCATCGAATCAACTGATGGATTAGATCTAATAGATAATTACCGACAGTTTATTAAGGATGGTTTACTCGAGATAAGGGTAGGTTCTCTTTCAAATATCAATACTTATAAAATTCCATATACCGGTAAAGAACTCAAGGCATATACTCAGGAGAGCATCTTAATTCAGAGTAAGAATGATGAAATAGTGAAAAGGGTACGTGTCATTTTGGGCGAAGAAACAGATTCTCTTGAAGCTGTCAGAAAAATAAATGATTGGCTCTATAAAAACTTGGAAAAGACTCCAACAATAAGCCTTCCTAATGCACTTGATGTGCTGGAGACTCGAAAAGGGGACTGCAATGAACACGCGACACTTTTTACAGCACTTGCCAGAGCGGCAGGTATTCCCACAAAGTTGGTTCTCGGTCTCGTTTTTTTGGATGGGAAATTCTATTATCATGCTTGGAATGAGGCGTTCGTTGGTAAATGGGTTGCAGTAGACCCTACTTTTGGTCAGTTTCCCGCCGATGCTTCTCACGTTAAATTTGTAGAGGGTAACCTCAACAAGAGTGCAGAGATATTGAGATTGGTGGGCAAAATTGAATTGGACGTAGTTGAGGCGTCGTAA